One Kineococcus aurantiacus genomic window carries:
- a CDS encoding ATP-dependent helicase: MSPERTSGPTPEDVLGRFSEATRAWFTGAFAAPTPAQLGAWDAVSRGQHALVVAPTGSGKTLSAFLWALDRLAGEPVPEDKDHRCRVLYVSPLKALAVDVERNLRSPLTGIRQAAQRLGLPVPDVRVGVRSGDTSAEERRGFTRTPPDVLITTPESLFLLLTSKAREQLRGVRTVVLDEVHAMAGSKRGAHLAVSLERLDALVAAAGGEPTQRVGLSATVRPVQTVAEWVSGGRPVTVVQPPSTKEFDLRVVVPVEDMSDLDASGRGGEDPDDLSGQAAGNPRRASIWPHVEERIVDLVAEHRSTLVFANSRRLSERLTARLNEVWDERLHPGTDEEAPPRPPAELMGQAGAAGSAPPVLARAHHGSVSKEQRSLIEEDLKAGRLPAVVATSSLELGIDMGAVDLVVQVESPPSVASGLQRVGRAGHQVGAVSRGVLFPKFRGDLLQTAVVVERMRDGRIEELKVPANPLDVLAQQVVAMVAMDEWTVPDLLALAQRAAPFATLSRPVLEAVLDMLSGRYPSDEFAELRPRLVWDRVTDTLTGRPGAQRLAVTSGGTIPDRGLFGVFLASGEGPGRRVGELDEEMVYESRVGDVITLGSSAWRVEDITHDRVLVTPAPGQPGRLPFWHGEALGRPAELGRALGEFVRELGSLAGGFTGEAARGRVLAAGLDEWAAQNLLAHLREQQEATRHVPDDRTVVVERFRDELGDWRVCIHSPFGGQVHSPWALALGARMRERFGVDVQAMPADDGIVLRLPDLDLPEGQAPDVADLVALEANEVAELVTAEIGGSALFASRFRECAARALLLPRRQPGRRQPLWQQRQRAASLLQVASRYATFPIVLETVRECLSDVFDVTGLEQLMKDLAARRVRVVEVESPQPSPFARGLMFGYVAQFLYEGDSPLAERRAAALALDPSLLAELLGRGEGAALRDLLDPEAVQRTEDELQRLVPERRSADAEDVADLLRVLGPLTTAEVAARSQGEPSRWLADLEGARRLIRVRIAGEEHWAVIEDAGRLRDGLGTPLPVGIPEAFTEPVADPLAELLGRYARTRGPFTVADAAARFGVGRAVAHDALRRLQARGRLVEGELRPGGTGLELCDADVLRILRRRSLAALRADVEPVPPRDLARFLPAWQGVSTGLQRRLRGVDGVLRAVEQLAGAVVPASALEPLVLASRVEDYRPSMLDELTAAGEVVWSGHGSLPGDDGWVSLHPADLAPLTMPDPAESEVETGTELHRAVLDALAGGGAYFFRALSDAVGSTDDTGLTGALWDLVWAGRVTNDTLAPLRNRLGGRGAHKPRAAAPRTRYARPSRGVRRVELPARSGPPSAAGRWSLLPEVETDATVRAHASAEVLLDRYGVLTRGAVGSERVPGGFAAVYKVLSAFEEAGRARRGYFVEGLGASQFATAGAVDRLRDTARPVGGASPSQQRGAARDTGPGALVLAATDPANPYGAALPWPERPEASTGATGHRPGRKAGALVVLVDGDLALYVERGGRSVLSWTVDEDVLQPAADVLALAVREGVLGKLTVEKADGSGVLSAGSALGTALEAAGFHATPRGLRIRG; encoded by the coding sequence ATGAGCCCGGAGCGCACGAGCGGACCGACCCCCGAGGACGTCCTGGGACGGTTCTCCGAGGCCACCCGGGCCTGGTTCACGGGCGCCTTCGCGGCCCCCACGCCCGCCCAGCTCGGCGCGTGGGACGCCGTCAGCCGCGGTCAGCACGCCCTCGTCGTGGCCCCCACGGGGTCGGGCAAGACCCTGTCGGCCTTCCTGTGGGCCCTGGACCGGCTGGCCGGCGAACCGGTGCCCGAGGACAAGGACCACCGCTGCCGGGTGCTGTACGTCTCCCCGCTCAAGGCGCTGGCCGTCGACGTCGAGCGGAACCTGCGTTCGCCGCTGACCGGCATCCGCCAGGCCGCCCAGCGGCTGGGGCTGCCCGTGCCCGACGTCCGCGTCGGGGTGCGCTCGGGGGACACCTCCGCGGAGGAGCGCCGGGGGTTCACCCGCACCCCGCCGGACGTCCTCATCACGACCCCGGAGTCCCTCTTCCTGCTGCTGACGTCCAAGGCCCGCGAGCAGCTGCGCGGGGTGCGCACCGTCGTCCTCGACGAGGTCCACGCCATGGCCGGGTCCAAGCGCGGGGCCCACCTGGCGGTCTCCCTCGAACGGCTGGACGCCCTCGTCGCCGCCGCCGGCGGCGAGCCCACCCAGCGGGTCGGGCTCTCGGCCACCGTCCGGCCCGTGCAGACCGTCGCCGAGTGGGTCTCCGGCGGCCGCCCGGTCACCGTCGTCCAGCCGCCGTCGACCAAGGAGTTCGACCTGCGGGTCGTCGTCCCGGTCGAGGACATGAGCGACCTCGACGCCTCCGGCCGCGGCGGGGAGGACCCCGACGACCTGTCCGGGCAGGCGGCCGGGAACCCGCGCCGGGCGAGCATCTGGCCGCACGTGGAGGAACGCATCGTCGACCTCGTCGCCGAGCACCGCTCGACGCTGGTCTTCGCCAACTCCCGCCGGCTGTCCGAGCGGCTCACGGCCCGCCTCAACGAGGTCTGGGACGAGCGGCTGCACCCGGGCACCGACGAGGAGGCCCCGCCCCGCCCGCCCGCCGAGCTGATGGGCCAGGCCGGGGCCGCCGGGAGTGCGCCCCCGGTGCTGGCCCGCGCCCACCACGGGTCGGTCTCCAAGGAGCAGCGCTCGCTCATCGAGGAGGACCTCAAGGCCGGCCGGCTGCCCGCGGTCGTCGCGACGTCCAGCCTGGAGCTGGGCATCGACATGGGGGCCGTCGACCTCGTCGTGCAGGTGGAGTCCCCGCCCAGCGTGGCCAGCGGCCTGCAGCGCGTCGGCCGCGCCGGCCACCAGGTCGGCGCCGTCTCGCGCGGGGTGCTGTTCCCCAAGTTCCGCGGCGACCTGCTGCAGACGGCCGTGGTCGTCGAGCGCATGCGCGACGGGCGCATCGAGGAGCTGAAGGTCCCCGCCAACCCCCTCGACGTCCTCGCCCAGCAGGTCGTCGCGATGGTCGCCATGGACGAGTGGACCGTGCCGGACCTGCTGGCGCTGGCGCAGCGCGCCGCGCCGTTCGCCACGCTGTCGCGGCCGGTGCTGGAGGCCGTCCTCGACATGCTCTCGGGCCGCTACCCCAGCGACGAGTTCGCCGAGCTGCGCCCGCGCCTGGTGTGGGACCGCGTCACCGACACCCTCACGGGACGGCCCGGGGCGCAGCGTCTCGCGGTGACCAGCGGCGGCACGATCCCCGACCGGGGCCTGTTCGGCGTGTTCCTGGCCTCCGGGGAGGGACCCGGCCGGCGGGTCGGGGAGCTCGACGAGGAGATGGTCTACGAGTCCCGCGTCGGCGACGTCATCACGCTGGGGTCCTCGGCCTGGCGCGTGGAGGACATCACCCACGACCGGGTCCTGGTGACGCCCGCCCCCGGCCAGCCGGGCCGGCTGCCGTTCTGGCACGGGGAGGCGCTGGGCCGCCCGGCCGAGCTGGGCCGCGCCCTGGGCGAGTTCGTGCGCGAGCTGGGGTCCCTCGCCGGCGGTTTCACCGGCGAGGCCGCGCGGGGGCGCGTGCTCGCCGCGGGCCTGGACGAGTGGGCCGCGCAGAACCTGCTCGCCCACCTGCGCGAGCAGCAGGAGGCCACGCGGCACGTGCCCGACGACCGCACGGTCGTCGTCGAGCGGTTCCGCGACGAGCTGGGCGACTGGCGGGTGTGCATCCACTCCCCCTTCGGCGGCCAGGTCCACTCCCCCTGGGCCCTGGCGCTGGGCGCGCGCATGCGCGAGCGGTTCGGCGTGGACGTGCAGGCCATGCCGGCCGACGACGGCATCGTGCTGCGGCTGCCGGACCTGGACCTGCCCGAGGGGCAGGCCCCCGACGTGGCCGACCTCGTGGCCCTGGAGGCGAACGAGGTCGCCGAGCTCGTGACGGCCGAGATCGGCGGGTCGGCGCTGTTCGCGTCCCGGTTCCGCGAGTGCGCGGCGCGGGCCCTGCTGCTGCCCCGCCGCCAGCCCGGGCGCCGCCAGCCGCTGTGGCAGCAGCGGCAGCGGGCCGCGTCGCTGCTGCAGGTCGCGAGCCGGTACGCGACCTTCCCGATCGTGCTGGAGACCGTGCGCGAGTGCCTGTCCGACGTCTTCGACGTGACCGGGCTGGAGCAGCTCATGAAGGACCTCGCGGCGCGCCGGGTCCGCGTCGTCGAGGTCGAGTCCCCGCAGCCGTCGCCGTTCGCGCGGGGGCTGATGTTCGGGTACGTCGCGCAGTTCCTCTACGAGGGGGACTCCCCGCTGGCCGAGCGGCGGGCCGCCGCGCTGGCCCTGGACCCCAGCCTGCTGGCCGAGCTCCTGGGCCGCGGCGAGGGCGCGGCCCTGCGGGACCTGCTGGACCCCGAGGCGGTGCAGCGCACCGAGGACGAGCTGCAGCGCCTGGTCCCCGAGCGCCGGTCGGCCGACGCCGAGGACGTCGCGGACCTGCTGCGGGTCCTGGGCCCGCTGACGACGGCCGAGGTCGCGGCGCGCAGCCAGGGCGAGCCCTCCCGCTGGCTGGCGGACCTGGAGGGGGCCCGCCGGCTCATCCGGGTGCGCATCGCCGGGGAGGAGCACTGGGCCGTCATCGAGGACGCCGGCCGGCTGCGCGACGGGCTGGGCACCCCGCTGCCGGTGGGGATCCCCGAGGCGTTCACCGAACCGGTCGCCGACCCGCTGGCGGAGCTGCTCGGCCGGTACGCGCGCACGCGCGGGCCGTTCACGGTCGCCGACGCGGCGGCCCGGTTCGGCGTGGGGCGCGCCGTGGCCCACGACGCGCTGCGCCGCCTGCAGGCCAGGGGCCGCCTGGTCGAGGGTGAGCTGCGGCCCGGCGGCACGGGATTGGAGCTGTGCGACGCCGACGTCCTGCGCATCCTGCGCCGGCGCTCGCTGGCGGCCCTGCGCGCCGACGTCGAACCGGTCCCGCCACGGGACCTCGCGCGCTTCCTGCCCGCCTGGCAGGGCGTCAGCACCGGGCTGCAGCGGCGGCTGCGCGGCGTCGACGGCGTGCTGCGGGCCGTGGAGCAGCTCGCCGGGGCCGTCGTGCCCGCCAGCGCCCTCGAACCGCTCGTGCTGGCCTCCCGCGTGGAGGACTACCGCCCCTCGATGCTCGACGAGCTGACCGCGGCCGGGGAGGTCGTGTGGTCCGGGCACGGCAGCCTGCCCGGCGACGACGGCTGGGTCTCGCTGCACCCGGCCGACCTCGCCCCGCTGACGATGCCGGACCCGGCCGAGTCGGAGGTGGAGACCGGCACCGAGCTGCACCGGGCGGTCCTCGACGCGCTCGCGGGCGGGGGCGCGTACTTCTTCCGGGCGCTGTCCGACGCGGTGGGCTCGACGGACGACACCGGCCTGACGGGCGCGCTGTGGGACCTGGTGTGGGCCGGTCGGGTCACCAACGACACCCTGGCCCCGCTGCGCAACCGCCTCGGGGGCCGCGGCGCCCACAAGCCGCGCGCCGCCGCCCCGCGGACGCGGTACGCCCGGCCCTCGCGGGGCGTGCGGCGGGTGGAGCTGCCCGCGCGCAGCGGCCCGCCGTCGGCGGCGGGCCGCTGGTCGCTGCTGCCGGAGGTGGAGACGGACGCCACGGTGCGCGCCCACGCCAGCGCCGAGGTGCTGCTGGACCGGTACGGGGTCCTGACCCGCGGGGCGGTCGGCAGCGAGCGCGTCCCGGGGGGCTTCGCCGCGGTCTACAAGGTGCTGTCGGCCTTCGAGGAGGCCGGCCGGGCGCGGCGGGGGTACTTCGTCGAGGGGCTGGGCGCCTCGCAGTTCGCCACGGCCGGAGCGGTGGACCGCCTGCGGGACACGGCCCGGCCGGTGGGCGGGGCGAGCCCGTCGCAGCAGCGGGGCGCGGCCCGCGACACCGGTCCGGGAGCCCTGGTCCTGGCGGCCACCGACCCCGCGAACCCGTACGGGGCGGCCCTGCCGTGGCCCGAGCGGCCGGAGGCGAGCACGGGGGCCACCGGGCACCGGCCCGGCCGCAAGGCGGGGGCCCTCGTCGTCCTCGTGGACGGCGACCTCGCCCTGTACGTCGAGCGCGGCGGCCGGTCGGTGCTGTCGTGGACGGTGGACGAGGACGTGCTGCAGCCGGCGGCCGACGTGCTCGCGCTGGCGGTCCGCGAGGGGGTGCTGGGCAAGCTCACCGTAGAGAAGGCCGACGGCAGCGGGGTGCTGTCGGCGGGGTCGGCGCTGGGCACCGCGCTGGAGGCCGCGGGGTTCCACGCGACCCCGCGGGGCCTGCGGATCCGGGGCTGA
- a CDS encoding ABC transporter permease subunit yields the protein MSQVLYDAPGPRARRLNRVLTVVGVALFAAVAAVVVWRLNGAGQFAPSKWSPFSYTDIQRALLGAWWRTMTVALMAIALSIVLGAVLASLRLSPAAGPRWVAYGLIQLFRAPPVLLLMFWFLYGGSGNIPIYWCGVLGLTVYNGAFIAEILRAGVEALPRGQKEAGLAIGLTQGQTLWAIQLPQAVRSMLPSLVSQVVVILKDTALIYIVGFTELLRWGTQLGSQYFNLIPAMIVIAVVYVGTNMVIAGIAKVVERRMRGKTSGTTSVGVNTAQVGASSAAGSAV from the coding sequence GTGAGCCAGGTCCTCTACGACGCCCCCGGCCCTCGGGCCCGGCGCCTCAACCGCGTCCTGACCGTCGTCGGCGTCGCCCTGTTCGCCGCCGTGGCGGCCGTGGTCGTGTGGCGGCTGAACGGCGCCGGGCAGTTCGCGCCCTCGAAGTGGAGCCCGTTCAGCTACACCGACATCCAGCGCGCCCTGCTGGGGGCGTGGTGGCGCACCATGACGGTCGCGCTCATGGCGATCGCCCTGTCGATCGTGCTGGGGGCGGTCCTGGCCAGCCTGCGGCTGTCACCGGCCGCCGGCCCCCGCTGGGTCGCCTACGGGCTCATCCAGCTGTTCCGGGCCCCGCCGGTGCTGCTGCTGATGTTCTGGTTCTTGTACGGCGGGTCCGGCAACATCCCCATCTACTGGTGCGGGGTGCTGGGCCTGACCGTCTACAACGGCGCGTTCATCGCCGAGATCCTGCGCGCCGGCGTCGAGGCGCTGCCCAGGGGGCAGAAGGAGGCGGGCCTGGCCATCGGGCTCACCCAGGGCCAGACCCTGTGGGCGATCCAGCTGCCGCAGGCCGTGCGCTCCATGCTGCCCTCGCTGGTCTCGCAGGTCGTGGTCATCCTCAAGGACACCGCGCTGATCTACATCGTGGGCTTCACCGAGCTGCTGCGCTGGGGCACCCAGCTGGGCTCGCAGTACTTCAACCTCATCCCGGCGATGATCGTGATCGCCGTCGTGTACGTCGGCACGAACATGGTCATCGCCGGGATCGCGAAGGTCGTGGAGCGGCGGATGCGGGGCAAGACGTCCGGCACGACGTCGGTCGGTGTCAACACCGCCCAGGTCGGCGCCTCCAGCGCGGCCGGGTCGGCCGTCTGA
- a CDS encoding SMP-30/gluconolactonase/LRE family protein: MTSTSGREPVPEVLDPRGAALLPAGAVLEHLGSGSTWAEGPVWLPAERAVVFSDIPGDRVLRWDESSGAGGGLTVHRDGVEFTNGRTLDHRGRVVACSHGRRAIERTEADGTTHVLVDRFGDKRFNSPNDVVVASDGAVWFTDPPYGISVEVEGHEGSREYGDNFVFRLDPATGELRVVVTDVEEPNGLAFSPDESLLYVADTSAAPTPGNGTHRLIRVYDVLTGVRGGRGPQAVPSGPVVKNGRVFVEVDRGLADGFRVDTGGNVWTSNGDAVTVFAPDGTRLLEVVVGEVVANVCFGGADGTDLFVAASTSLYRLRTTAVGADLKWR; this comes from the coding sequence ATGACGTCGACGTCCGGCCGTGAGCCCGTCCCCGAGGTCCTCGACCCCCGCGGCGCAGCCCTGCTGCCCGCCGGGGCCGTCCTGGAGCACCTGGGCTCGGGCAGCACCTGGGCCGAGGGCCCGGTCTGGCTGCCCGCCGAACGCGCCGTGGTCTTCAGCGACATCCCCGGCGACCGGGTCCTGCGCTGGGACGAGAGCTCCGGCGCCGGGGGCGGGCTGACCGTCCACCGCGACGGCGTGGAGTTCACCAACGGCCGGACCCTGGACCACCGGGGCCGCGTCGTCGCGTGCTCCCACGGCCGGCGCGCCATCGAGCGCACCGAGGCGGACGGAACCACGCACGTGCTCGTGGACCGCTTCGGCGACAAGCGGTTCAACTCCCCCAACGACGTGGTCGTCGCCTCCGACGGAGCCGTCTGGTTCACCGACCCGCCCTACGGCATCAGCGTCGAGGTCGAGGGCCACGAGGGCTCCCGCGAGTACGGGGACAACTTCGTCTTCCGCCTCGACCCGGCGACCGGTGAGCTGCGCGTCGTCGTGACCGACGTGGAGGAGCCCAACGGGCTGGCCTTCTCCCCCGACGAGTCGCTGCTGTACGTCGCCGACACCTCCGCGGCGCCCACCCCCGGCAACGGCACGCACCGGCTCATCCGCGTCTACGACGTGCTGACCGGTGTCCGGGGCGGGCGCGGCCCGCAGGCCGTGCCGTCCGGCCCCGTCGTGAAGAACGGCCGGGTCTTCGTCGAGGTCGACCGCGGGCTGGCCGACGGGTTCCGGGTGGACACCGGCGGCAACGTGTGGACCTCCAACGGCGACGCCGTGACGGTGTTCGCCCCCGACGGCACGCGGCTGCTCGAGGTGGTCGTCGGCGAGGTCGTCGCCAACGTGTGCTTCGGCGGCGCGGACGGGACCGACCTGTTCGTCGCGGCCTCCACCAGCCTGTACCGGCTGCGCACCACGGCCGTCGGGGCGGACCTGAAGTGGCGGTGA
- a CDS encoding antibiotic biosynthesis monooxygenase, with amino-acid sequence MTVIAILELTLKADALEQAPAIITETLQATRAFAGNLGCEVTFDVTDPTHVAIVERWESLEADDAYRAFRATPEGANRLGSVTADRELTRYTVHDDL; translated from the coding sequence GTGACCGTCATCGCGATCCTCGAACTGACCCTGAAGGCCGACGCCCTCGAGCAGGCCCCGGCCATCATCACCGAGACCCTGCAGGCCACGCGCGCCTTCGCCGGCAACCTCGGCTGCGAGGTGACGTTCGACGTCACCGACCCGACGCACGTGGCGATCGTGGAGCGGTGGGAGTCGCTCGAAGCGGACGACGCCTACCGCGCCTTCCGCGCCACTCCCGAGGGTGCGAACCGGCTCGGGTCGGTCACCGCGGACCGCGAGCTCACCCGCTACACGGTCCACGACGACCTCTGA
- a CDS encoding DUF3046 domain-containing protein, whose translation MRVSEFWTLVTDEFGDAYGRSLAADQHLLALEDRTAREALDAGVEPKAIWLALCDAMDVPESRRLGRDRRPGRR comes from the coding sequence ATGCGCGTCAGCGAGTTCTGGACCCTGGTCACCGACGAGTTCGGGGACGCCTACGGGCGCTCGCTGGCCGCCGACCAGCACCTGCTGGCGCTGGAGGACCGGACGGCCCGCGAGGCCCTCGACGCCGGGGTGGAGCCCAAGGCGATTTGGCTGGCCCTGTGCGACGCGATGGACGTGCCGGAGTCCCGGCGCCTGGGCCGGGACCGGCGGCCCGGGAGGCGCTGA
- a CDS encoding regulatory protein RecX, whose protein sequence is MALRQLTMAPRTRAQLAEKMAARDVPEDVVVEVLDRFEEVGLVDDRAFADGFVRSRSAGRGRRALVQELRRKGVDDETAEQALEVVDHDSQTDAARDLVRRKLRSTAGLERAVRERRLFGMLARRGFPTDVVLRVVREELDDEA, encoded by the coding sequence ATCGCCCTGCGGCAGCTGACGATGGCTCCCCGCACCCGCGCCCAGCTGGCCGAGAAGATGGCCGCGCGCGACGTGCCCGAGGACGTCGTCGTGGAGGTGCTCGACCGGTTCGAGGAGGTCGGGCTCGTCGACGACCGCGCGTTCGCCGACGGCTTCGTGCGCTCGCGCAGCGCGGGCCGGGGCCGGCGGGCCCTGGTCCAGGAGCTGCGGCGCAAGGGGGTCGACGACGAGACGGCCGAGCAGGCCCTCGAGGTCGTCGACCACGACAGCCAGACCGACGCCGCCCGTGACCTCGTGCGCCGCAAGCTGCGCTCGACCGCCGGGCTGGAGCGCGCGGTCCGCGAGCGCCGTCTGTTCGGGATGCTCGCCCGGCGCGGGTTCCCCACGGACGTCGTCCTGCGGGTCGTGCGCGAGGAGCTCGACGACGAGGCGTAG
- a CDS encoding DinB family protein — translation MSFRVPPAPPRDEPPLVAGERETLAGFLDYQRLTFARKVEGLSAQQLRLRSVEPSSMSLLGLARHLADVERLWWRAGVAGEDVGPRYWSAQDPDGEFDRVDEADPAADLAELATQQDLARAVLAAHSLDDTFEHHRQGTTSVRWVLAHLLEEYARHNGHADLLRERIDGATGE, via the coding sequence GTGAGCTTCCGCGTCCCGCCGGCCCCGCCGCGCGACGAGCCGCCCCTGGTCGCCGGTGAGCGCGAGACGCTCGCGGGCTTCCTGGACTACCAGCGGCTCACCTTCGCCCGCAAGGTCGAGGGGCTCAGCGCGCAGCAGCTGCGCCTGCGCTCGGTCGAGCCGTCGTCGATGTCGCTGCTGGGACTGGCCCGGCACCTGGCCGACGTCGAGCGGCTCTGGTGGCGGGCGGGGGTCGCCGGCGAGGACGTCGGGCCCCGCTACTGGTCGGCGCAGGACCCCGACGGGGAGTTCGACCGCGTCGACGAGGCCGACCCGGCGGCCGACCTGGCCGAGCTGGCGACCCAGCAGGACCTCGCCCGCGCGGTCCTGGCGGCGCACTCCCTCGACGACACCTTCGAGCACCACCGGCAGGGCACGACCAGCGTCCGCTGGGTGCTGGCGCACCTGCTGGAGGAGTACGCCCGGCACAACGGGCACGCCGACCTGCTGCGCGAGCGGATCGACGGCGCGACGGGCGAGTGA
- a CDS encoding ABC transporter permease subunit: MQVIVDNLDVFGRGIWGTVTLFFWATLGSLVLGTVLAVFRIAPSAALRAFGTTYVNVFRNTPLTLIIVFCVLCLPTLGITFGVGTATQYRLYAVLALVAYTSTFVCEAVRSGINTVPVGQAEAARAIGLPFTGVLRLVVLPQAFRAVVPPLGSVLNALLKNTSVASAASNFELISGMRNLVEQNGNAVITVLIGITVAYMALAAVLFAGVGLLERSLSRTGARA; the protein is encoded by the coding sequence GTGCAGGTCATCGTCGACAACCTCGACGTGTTCGGCCGCGGGATCTGGGGCACGGTCACCCTGTTCTTCTGGGCGACCCTGGGTTCCCTGGTCCTCGGCACCGTCCTGGCGGTGTTCCGCATCGCCCCCAGCGCCGCGCTGCGGGCCTTCGGCACCACCTACGTCAACGTCTTCCGCAACACCCCGCTGACGCTGATCATCGTGTTCTGCGTGCTGTGCCTGCCGACCCTGGGCATCACCTTCGGGGTCGGCACCGCCACGCAGTACCGGCTCTACGCGGTCCTGGCCCTGGTGGCCTACACGTCCACGTTCGTGTGCGAGGCCGTCCGCTCGGGCATCAACACCGTGCCGGTCGGGCAGGCCGAGGCCGCCCGCGCCATCGGGCTGCCCTTCACCGGCGTGCTGCGGCTGGTGGTGCTGCCGCAGGCCTTCCGCGCGGTGGTGCCCCCGCTGGGCAGCGTGCTCAACGCGCTGCTGAAGAACACCTCGGTCGCCTCGGCGGCCAGCAACTTCGAACTGATCTCCGGCATGCGCAACCTCGTCGAGCAGAACGGCAACGCCGTCATCACCGTCCTGATCGGCATCACGGTGGCGTACATGGCGCTGGCCGCGGTGCTGTTCGCCGGGGTCGGCCTGCTGGAACGGTCGCTGTCGCGGACGGGAGCGCGCGCGTGA
- the recA gene encoding recombinase RecA, whose translation MPAPADREKALDAALAAIDKNFGKGSVMRLGDDVRPPIEVIPTGAIALDVALGIGGLPRGRVVEVYGPESSGKTTVALHAVANAQRKGGIAAFIDAEHALDPDYAAKLGVDTDALLVSQPDTGEQALEIADMLIRSGALDIIVIDSVAALVPKAEIEGEMGDSHVGLQARLMSQALRKITGALNHSGTTAIFINQLREKIGVMFGSPETTTGGKALKFYASVRLDVRRIETLKDGTNAVGNRTRVKVVKNKVSPPFKQAEFDIIYGQGISREGGLIDLGVEHGFVRKSGAWYTYEGDQLGQGKENARAFLRDNPDLGDEIEKRIKEKLGIGARLDAPAEADEKVDF comes from the coding sequence ATGCCCGCTCCTGCGGACCGCGAGAAGGCCCTCGACGCCGCGCTCGCCGCGATCGACAAGAACTTCGGCAAGGGCTCGGTCATGCGGCTGGGCGACGACGTCCGCCCGCCCATCGAGGTGATCCCCACGGGGGCCATCGCCCTGGACGTCGCCCTCGGCATCGGCGGGCTGCCCCGCGGCCGGGTCGTCGAGGTGTACGGCCCCGAGTCCTCGGGGAAGACGACCGTCGCCCTGCACGCCGTCGCCAACGCCCAGCGCAAGGGCGGCATCGCCGCCTTCATCGACGCCGAGCACGCCCTCGACCCCGACTACGCGGCCAAGCTGGGCGTCGACACCGACGCGCTGCTCGTCTCGCAGCCGGACACCGGTGAGCAGGCCCTCGAGATCGCCGACATGCTGATCCGTTCCGGCGCGCTCGACATCATCGTCATCGACTCGGTCGCGGCCCTGGTGCCCAAGGCCGAGATCGAGGGCGAGATGGGCGACAGCCACGTCGGCCTGCAGGCCCGCCTCATGTCGCAGGCGCTGCGCAAGATCACCGGTGCGCTGAACCACTCCGGCACCACCGCGATCTTCATCAACCAGCTGCGCGAGAAGATCGGCGTCATGTTCGGTTCGCCGGAGACGACGACGGGCGGCAAGGCGCTGAAGTTCTACGCCTCGGTGCGCCTGGACGTCCGGCGCATCGAGACGCTCAAGGACGGCACCAACGCGGTCGGCAACCGCACCCGCGTCAAGGTCGTCAAGAACAAGGTCTCCCCGCCGTTCAAGCAGGCCGAGTTCGACATCATCTACGGTCAGGGCATCTCCCGCGAGGGTGGGCTCATCGACCTCGGCGTCGAGCACGGCTTCGTCCGCAAGTCCGGCGCCTGGTACACCTACGAGGGCGACCAGCTCGGCCAGGGCAAGGAGAACGCCCGCGCCTTCCTGCGCGACAACCCCGACCTCGGCGACGAGATCGAGAAGCGCATCAAGGAGAAGCTCGGCATCGGCGCCCGCCTGGACGCCCCGGCCGAGGCCGACGAGAAGGTCGACTTCTGA
- a CDS encoding glutamate ABC transporter substrate-binding protein → MRSIRNAVLAGAATAVLALTACGNEGSPETAGGAGGATSGGTPAAAPTYAVATDVALTGSPTYDKIKAAGKVKIGVKADQPGIGQKDAGSGQYAGFDIEMAKLMAAKLGLTPDEIEFVETVSANREPFLQQGTVDMVIASYTINDKRKQVVDFAGPYYVAGQDLLVRADEEGITGPDSLAGKKVCSVEGSTPATRIRDEHPDADLVTFDAYSKCVEQLTSNAVDAVTTDDAILRGYAAQQPDALKVVGEPFSEEPYGVGLPKGDTALRNTLNDAIEAAVTDGDWKKAYDYTLGGSGTDPEPPTVDRY, encoded by the coding sequence ATGAGAAGCATCCGCAACGCCGTGCTGGCCGGAGCGGCCACCGCCGTACTGGCGTTGACCGCCTGCGGCAACGAGGGCTCCCCCGAGACCGCCGGCGGCGCCGGCGGCGCCACCTCCGGCGGCACCCCCGCGGCGGCCCCCACCTACGCGGTGGCCACCGACGTCGCCCTCACCGGCAGCCCCACCTACGACAAGATCAAGGCCGCGGGCAAGGTCAAGATCGGCGTCAAGGCCGACCAGCCCGGGATCGGGCAGAAGGACGCCGGCTCGGGGCAGTACGCCGGGTTCGACATCGAGATGGCCAAGCTCATGGCTGCGAAGCTGGGGCTGACGCCGGACGAGATCGAGTTCGTCGAGACCGTCTCGGCCAACCGCGAGCCGTTCCTGCAGCAGGGCACCGTCGACATGGTCATCGCCTCCTACACGATCAACGACAAGCGCAAGCAGGTCGTCGACTTCGCGGGGCCGTACTACGTCGCCGGCCAGGACCTGCTGGTGCGGGCCGACGAGGAGGGCATCACCGGCCCCGACAGCCTGGCCGGCAAGAAGGTCTGCTCGGTGGAGGGCTCCACCCCGGCCACCCGCATCCGCGACGAGCACCCCGACGCCGACCTGGTGACCTTCGACGCCTACTCCAAGTGCGTCGAGCAGCTGACCTCGAACGCCGTCGACGCCGTCACCACCGACGACGCCATCCTGCGCGGGTACGCCGCCCAGCAGCCCGACGCGCTGAAGGTCGTCGGCGAGCCGTTCAGCGAGGAGCCGTACGGCGTGGGGCTGCCGAAGGGCGACACCGCCCTGCGCAACACGCTGAACGACGCCATCGAGGCTGCCGTCACCGACGGGGACTGGAAGAAGGCGTACGACTACACCCTCGGGGGCAGCGGCACCGACCCCGAGCCGCCCACGGTCGACCGCTACTGA